A window of Candidatus Moraniibacteriota bacterium genomic DNA:
GAAGAGTGGGAAACAAAATCAATCGGAGAGCAGGAAACTTTTAATCAGGATACGCTTAATTCTTCTTTTGTCATCGGAAAACTGGAGAAGATATGCAAAAGCGTGCTGAAAAATTTGCCGCGTGAAGGATTTCAGAAGTTTAGGACGGTTGTGGTAACTATAAGATTTTCCGACTTTGAAACCAAATCCCGTTCGCATACCCTGGCCGAACCGACAAATTCTCTTTCCAAGCTAAAATTCGAAGCCATCAAGCTCCTGATGCCTTTTCTTGATCACCGGGAAAACCCTCGCCGCAAACTCATCCGCCTCGTCGGAGTTAGAGTGGAAAAATTAGAGCATTAAGAGTATGCTAAACAGTATGGCGTAACAGCAAGCATTTTTAATGGAAAGGTTAAGAATAATTAAATGGAAACGCTAAAAAAGATCCTAACATTGTGTGTAGTTCATCAAGGCGATCAGATACTTTTAGGCATGAAAAAAAGAGGATTCGGAAAAGGTTACTGGAATGGATTTGGAGGAAAAGTACATTCCGGTGAGTCGATTGAGGAAACCGCGATGCGGGAAATAAAAGAAGAAGTCGGCATTGTGCCGGAGAGTCTCGAAAAGCATGGAATATTG
This region includes:
- a CDS encoding NUDIX domain-containing protein, whose translation is METLKKILTLCVVHQGDQILLGMKKRGFGKGYWNGFGGKVHSGESIEETAMREIKEEVGIVPESLEKHGILNFEFEGNPEIL